One genomic region from Methanocaldococcus fervens AG86 encodes:
- the yjjX gene encoding inosine/xanthosine triphosphatase has product MDFENKKCEICGKKAEIFLFGKFLCKNEKCIEEAKKLSMARHKFRVVAVGSTNPVKIEAVKEGFEKVLGAVEVIGVDVDSNVSSHPIGLEETYLGALNRAKNAFEKVQCSYGVGIEAGLIEVGGHYIDIHVCVVFDGVKETVGLSQGFEYPKIVAENVLKGIEGGKTAEEISGIKDIGKNIGLIGYLTDNNITRKDLCRDSVIMALIPRMMKNIYLY; this is encoded by the coding sequence ATGGACTTTGAAAATAAGAAATGTGAAATTTGTGGTAAAAAAGCAGAGATTTTTCTATTTGGGAAGTTTTTATGCAAAAATGAAAAATGCATTGAAGAGGCAAAAAAATTGAGTATGGCAAGACATAAGTTTAGAGTTGTTGCTGTTGGTTCTACAAACCCAGTAAAGATAGAGGCGGTTAAGGAAGGTTTTGAGAAGGTTTTAGGGGCTGTAGAAGTTATTGGGGTTGATGTGGATAGTAATGTCTCATCACACCCAATTGGCTTAGAGGAAACGTATTTGGGGGCTTTGAATAGGGCTAAAAATGCATTTGAAAAGGTTCAATGTTCTTATGGTGTTGGGATAGAGGCAGGTTTAATAGAGGTTGGGGGGCATTATATAGATATCCACGTATGTGTTGTGTTTGATGGAGTTAAAGAGACAGTAGGCTTATCTCAAGGCTTTGAATATCCAAAGATTGTTGCTGAAAATGTTTTGAAAGGTATTGAAGGGGGAAAGACAGCTGAAGAAATATCAGGTATTAAAGATATTGGAAAAAATATTGGTTTGATTGGTTATTTAACTGACAACAACATAACAAGGAAAGATTTGTGTAGAGATAGTGTTATAATGGCATTAATTCCAAGAATGATGAAAAACATATATTTATATTAA
- a CDS encoding S26 family signal peptidase, protein MYPIMKRGDLVVVENAGFEFNPQNVDVGDIVVYKAHWPHYHIISNNKTLYIFKEGDAKDIQIRVLGELKTDKGVYKILEAEITESPTRPVIHRVIDKVEYNNKTYFIIKGDNNKIHDPELVSVNQIKKRVITINGYPLVIPYIGYLSIFVKEYWYLVILFIIIYYAYDYIREGKNEKSNT, encoded by the coding sequence ATGTATCCTATTATGAAGAGAGGAGATTTGGTTGTAGTTGAAAATGCAGGATTTGAATTCAACCCACAAAATGTTGATGTTGGAGATATTGTAGTTTATAAAGCTCACTGGCCTCATTATCACATAATATCCAATAATAAAACCTTGTACATATTTAAGGAAGGGGATGCTAAAGATATACAAATAAGAGTTTTGGGAGAGCTAAAAACAGATAAAGGAGTTTATAAAATATTAGAGGCAGAGATTACAGAAAGCCCTACAAGGCCTGTGATACATAGAGTTATTGATAAGGTTGAGTATAATAATAAAACCTACTTTATTATAAAAGGAGATAATAACAAAATTCATGATCCAGAGCTTGTTTCAGTTAATCAAATAAAGAAAAGAGTTATAACTATAAATGGGTATCCTTTAGTAATCCCATATATTGGATATTTATCAATATTCGTTAAAGAATACTGGTATTTGGTAATTTTGTTTATAATAATTTATTATGCATACGATTATATTAGAGAAGGGAAAAATGAAAAAAGTAATACCTAG